The Thamnophis elegans isolate rThaEle1 chromosome Z, rThaEle1.pri, whole genome shotgun sequence genome contains a region encoding:
- the LRRC4B gene encoding leucine-rich repeat-containing protein 4B: MATRRCTRKPWLAPGISRMIWKHLVLISLWLPSFVLGGASPTSCPAACSCSNQASRVICTRRELVEVPESISINTRYLNLQENNIQVIKTDTFKHLRHLEILQLSKNLIRKIEVGAFNGLPNLNTLELFDNRLTTVPTQAFEYLSKLRELWLRNNPIESIPSYAFNRVPSLRRLDLGELKKLEYISEAAFEGLVNLRYLNLGMCNLKDIPNLTALVRLEELELSGNRLDMIRPGSFQGLTSLRKLWLMHAQVATIERNAFDDLKSLEELNLSHNNLMSLPHDLFTPLHRLERVHLNHNPWHCNCDVLWLSWWLKETVPNNTTCCARCHAPPNLKGRYIGELDQSHFTCYAPVIVEPPTDLNVTEGMAAELKCRTGTSMTSVNWLTPNGTLMTHGSYRVRISVLHDGTLNFTNVTVQDTGQYTCMVTNSAGNTTASATLNVSAVDPATTGYTYFTTVTVETMDSGQEESIPTKKEPGPTPSQGWGMTYSTTSLTPRSTRSTEKPFTIPITDVTENGMKDLDDVMKTTKIIIGCFVAITFMAAVMLIVFYKLRKQHQLHKHHGPTRTIEIINVEDELPAAAGAPGDSHLALPAIEHDHLNHYAAFKAHYNNNSGGGPLTCSKNPMLNSIHEPLLFKSSSKENVQETQI, translated from the coding sequence ATGGCCACCCGCCGCTGCACTCGGAAGCCTTGGCTGGCCCCCGGCATCTCTAGAATGATTTGGAAACATCTTGTTCTCATCTCCCTCTGGCTGCCATCATTTGTTTTGGGTGGAGCCTCCCCCACCTCCTGCCCAGCTGCTTGTTCCTGCAGCAACCAAGCCAGCCGGGTCATCTGTACACGCCGGGAGCTGGTGGAAGTGCCCGAGAGCATTTCAATCAACACACGGTACCTCAATCTGCAGGAGAACAACATCCAGGTGATAAAGACTGATACTTTCAAGCATCTTCGTCATCTTGAGATTTTACAACTTAGCAAGAACCTCATTCGTAAGATTGAGGTTGGTGCCTTCAACGGCTTGCCCAACCTCAATACACTGGAGCTCTTTGACAACCGGCTAACCACTGTCCCCACACAGGCCTTTGAGTACCTCTCCAAGTTGCGGGAGCTATGGCTGAGGAACAATCCCATTGAAAGCATCCCTTCTTATGCCTTCAATAGAGTCCCTTCTTTGCGTCGTCTGGACCTTGGAGAGCTCAAGAAATTGGAGTATATCTCAGAAGCAGCTTTTGAAGGCTTGGTCAATTTGAGGTACCTGAACTTGGGCATGTGCAACCTTAAAGATATTCCAAATTTGACAGCCTTAGTACGGCTAGAAGAACTTGAGCTTTCTGGAAATCGCCTGGACATGATCCGGCCAGGCTCCTTCCAAGGTCTGACTAGCCTTCGCAAGTTGTGGTTGATGCATGCCCAAGTAGCCACCATTGAACGCAATGCTTTTGATGACCTTAAGTCATTGGAAGAGCTCAATCTCTCCCACAATAATTTGATGTCCTTGCCCCATGATTTGTTCACCCCTTTACACCGCTTAGAACGTGTCCACCTCAATCATAATCCTTGGCATTGCAATTGTGATGTGTTGTGGCTCAGCTGGTGGCTCAAAGAGACAGTGCCCAACAACACTACCTGCTGTGCCCGGTGCCATGCCCCACCAAACCTAAAAGGACGATATATTGGAGAGTTGGATCAAAGCCATTTTACTTGTTATGCCCCTGTTATAGTGGAGCCTCCAACTGATCTTAATGTGACTGAGGGAATGGCTGCTGAATTAAAGTGCCGAACAGGGACCTCCATGACATCAGTGAACTGGCTCACACCCAATGGCACACTGATGACACATGGATCCTATCGGGTACGCATTTCTGTCCTTCATGATGGCACACTCAACTTCACCAATGTGACAGTCCAGGACACTGGGCAGTACACCTGTATGGTGACTAATTCAGCTGGCAACACCACTGCTTCAGCCACACTCAATgtctcagctgtggatccagccACTACAGGTTATACTTACTTCACTACTGTAACTGTGGAGACTATGGATTCTGGCCAAGAAGAATCAATTCCCACAAAGAAGGAACCTGGGCCAACACCTTCCCAAGGCTGGGGCATGACTTATTCCACTACTTCACTGACTCCTCGCAGCACACGCAGCACTGAGAAGCCATTTACTATCCCAATCACTGATGTCACAGAAAATGGCATGAAAGATTTGGATGATGTGATGAAAACTACTAAGATCATAATTGGCTGTTTTGTAGCCATTaccttcatggctgctgtgaTGCTCATTGTCTTCTACAAACTTCGTAAGCAGCACCAGCTTCATAAGCATCACGGACCTACCCGCACTATTGAGATCATCAATGTTGAAGATGAGTTGCCTGCAGCAGCTGGAGCTCCCGGTGACAGCCATCTTGCACTTCCTGCCATTGAGCATGACCACCTCAACCACTATGCTGCTTTCAAGGCTCACTACAACAACAATAGTGGTGGTGGACCCCTCACGTGCTCCAAGAACCCCATGCTCAATTCCATCCATGAACCTCTTTTATTCAAGAGCAGCTCTAAAGAAAATGTCCAAGAGACACAGATATGA